The genomic stretch TGGTAAGTTAGAACGTAGAGGTCTAAGGTCACAAGCATGCTAGTGTCTATCCTGCTCTGCTGTCCTGAATAATGACAAAACGTGACACTCTTAAGCTTCGCTCTAAATCCTAACTTCCAGGGGTCAAGCAATCTACCACCCAACAGGTGAAACCAATACATgtgttttaaaacaaaacaacttGGCACACGAACGATAGCTACCATTTAACAAATGAACTTCAAGGTCAAACTGAAGATATAAAAAGGCATGTAAACAATGTCAAAAGGgcaacaaaaaagaaagaaaagattaaatagcattaaaaaacaaaaaaaaaaaaacacacaagaaGGAGGAGTTTGAGCAAGAGAAGAACAGTTTGTGTAGtactgggggtgtgtgggggtggggcaggCTGCTGTACTGATGGCTGCTTGTGTCCTGTATCAGCCCTAGGAGGGAAAAGGGGTTAGGGAGCAGGATGTCCATTTGGGACAGAACCGGAGTGCGCCAGGAGAGATGGACAAAGTCTGAATTCAGCTGCGCTGTTGCGCCTCACAGTCCTGCGTGCACATCTCTCCAGACCTGCGGTGTCCTCTCTAAGAGCTCACCAACGTGTAGATCATCCTAAATGAAGAAACAAACCACAAGAGTGCTGCCGATATCAGGGTCTGTTATGAGAAGTAGAAAATCTCATAGCCATTGTTTAATACAAACACACTAAATTCAGTACCGTAAAATGAATGAAACACAAGTAACGGAAGTCCAGCTCAGAGCGAAAGGCTGCGTTAGCGCCTTGGCCAGGACGTTCGAAGCTACTTTCAGAGAGCAAAGCTATACAGCAGATGTGCTGTGGCATCCTAAGTACAGAGGAGAGGAGCTGGTGTACGTACCCGTAAAGATAGTAGAAGAAGGAGAGGAGGTAGAAGGCCAGTTTACACCAGCCTTCTTTCTGACAGTACGCCAGAATATCAGCATTCATTATGGTGGTGGGGTCATAGAGACCAGGACCACTCATCACAGGGCGAGACATGTACCTgtaaaaacacgcacacacaaagtaTAAGATCAGTTTGTGACCTGTTCCATAGGTGTTTCACCAAAGTTCCCTTCAGTTTTCTTTGGCCAGCGAATTTGAAGGGCGCTAGGCTGTGACTGGCTGAACAAACGCAGGTCCCGCCTACCTCCAGACGTGGTAGGCCAGCAGGGGCATGTTGAGTCCAAGCGTGAGCCACTCGGCGGCACACAGGAACATCACGCAGAAGAACACGTGAATGAGGTACTCCGGCAGCACCAGCTGAAACCAGTCAGGAGTGCAGATGTGAGTGCCAAAGTTAACCTTGGTGATTAGTGCCTTGACACCCATTAGGAGGTGGTACAGAGCTCCCAACCTGTGGCATTCTGCAAGATGCTCCTAGGACCTTGTAATGGACGGAGAACCACTTCTTTCTGACCAGATTTTGCCCTCTGGACTGGATTAAAGCCCCATAAGACAATGGCTTCAAACCACAATCCAATGCAGAGGCCAAAGTGCAACACAGCAGGACATGGAAAAGGAGCCTGCTGTGCCCAACCCAGAGTCAGACATGCTAAACTCGATCACCCCACCCTTCAACACTGACCCCGCCCTGCCATTATAACCCCACCCCAAACTCACTTTAATGAGCTTCCATTGAGGCATAAAATGGGTTGAGATTGTGGCTAAGGAAAAAGTAGACAATCACCTGTAGAGTTCAATACAAGTGCCGAGCAACGTTTCAGATCTGAGATAACAATTATAAACCAATGGTACAAGACCAGGGAGGGTTCGGGTTAGGACCAGAACATGAGTTCGGCGTCACCCAGAAAACATGACTATCACGGGAGCACAGACTGTAGGAGAAATACTAACCATGTTTTTAGTTCAACATTGTTAGAAGCAATGATGCTTAGAATATGTCAAGTATGTTACTGCAGTATAGCAGCATCAGCAAAGAACACAATGAATGACCATCACATTTTCAAGACAAAATGTGACATGAAATACCGATCTTCATTTCAATTCCACGCCACGGCCCCTTGCCTAAACCACCCGTCTAAAGCAGATGACAGGAGTGGGGTGGAGCCATGCTGCGGGGCGTGATGAGGTAACTTTAAGGACCAAAGGGTGTCTCTGCAGTGCCTGACTGGAATGGCCAGACGAGAGCATGCAGGGTGCGCGTGGTGTCCGAGGGGGGTGGTGGatgagggggagtggggggtgtggaCGTGTGCGTTTGTACACGCGTAGCTGGCCGCGTGTGCGGTGTTCGTAAACGTGTGGCCAGACGCATGCACGTGTGCGTGCTAAAGAACAGCCAGATTCTGCACTGCCATTACCCAACACTTTAATACATCAAGTAGAATCATGAGAAatcaaaagaaacaaaacattcTTAATAAAAGGCCTAGTAAATGCAGGAAAGCAAATGTAaattaatgaaataaaaactatTGTTTAATGGAATGAAGTACAAGTAGTAGACACATGTAACATTAAATATCGCTTCAAGGCTGAACTGTGCATGTTCGTTGCCGTTTAAAAGGTTCCTTTTTAACCCACCCTCCCACTTGCTTGACTGTGGGGGAAAATTGCTGAGCTCTGCAGAGAAAGGTCCCCCTCCATCTGGTCCCCCACCATGGGACCGGTACTGGGGACACTGGGCTCTAATCTACCCTTAAACCACGTGCGCCCCTCCGTGACCAAACCCCAGAATGCACTTCCTGGAAAACCAGTCAACTTCCTACAGGATGAATTTTAATGCAGAATAGCCACACAATGTTCTGATTGGATATCTGGCTGTGTATACAAATAAAGTCCATTATGATTAATCTTCAGTTACCTGGTGAATGATGTGGGCAGGGATCAGGTTCTCCTGTAATCCCACCATGTAATCACATTCCTGGATGATCTACACCAGCAACCTGCCTAAACCCGCACCAGAGCAGACCAGgaaccacaccacacccctacTCGCCCAACCCAGCTCCCCCATAGCTGCGCGCGTACTGGAAAGGTAGCTATTCACTTATGACGGTGAAAACGTTGGTGTTGACGGTGTTAAGTAGCACTTCACGACAGGGCGGAGCCGTAGGAGTGTTGGCGCCCCCTGGGGGTGGGGATGATGGGTGGGGCTCAACCCTGTGGCTGAATGTGTGGATGCTTGGCGGCATCATGCATGTTGTGAGCACTTGCAGGTCTTTTCAGTTAACACCTGTTTTCTGTGTAAGCCACAAGGCAACCTTCAAACACAGTCTCACAACAGCACAGGTGTTCACACACAATCCTGTTCAAAACACTACTGTGTTGTATTCAATGAATACGTGCTGACTGGAGGCATGAAACTGCCGTTATTTTAAATGACTAACATTTGCTGTACTAAATCAGAAAACCATGGTGTGGTATCAGAGATCAAGGAAACATGCCAAGCTGACACACAGGCTTCAACAACCAGTGTGCTCCCCTCTGTAGTTTCCATTCTGGTGAAGAAAGTGGGTTCGTTTTGGCGTGTGATGATTCCCTGTACCATTTAGACACTTGGGTTGCCAGATAAAGATTAACTGGCCAGCAAACCCAGCACCCCAAACAAACTGGATCAGCAGTTAGATTAGATTAGGGTCAGATTCTTCTGAAAAGACAAACTTTGGCATCCATATAAAATGGTGCATGACCAGGACCACATTACAAGGCCGGTACTGGTGCTATATTT from Brachyhypopomus gauderio isolate BG-103 chromosome 15, BGAUD_0.2, whole genome shotgun sequence encodes the following:
- the cnih1 gene encoding protein cornichon homolog 1, whose protein sequence is MAFTFAAFCYMLALLLTAALIFFAIWHIIAFDELKTDYKNPIDQCNTLNPLVLPEYLIHVFFCVMFLCAAEWLTLGLNMPLLAYHVWRYMSRPVMSGPGLYDPTTIMNADILAYCQKEGWCKLAFYLLSFFYYLYGMIYTLVSS